The following DNA comes from Ornithinimicrobium avium.
CCGTGGGCGGTGGCGTGCTCCATACCCGTCCTCCTTCAGAGGTGAGCGTCCGGGGACAGCGGGTCGGCGATCCTGGCCACCTTGTCGAGCCGGTGGTGGGAGATGATCTCGCGGATCGTGCCGGACTTGGACCGCATGACCAGCGAGTTGGTCTTGGCCGACCCCGACCCGTACCGCACGCCGGTGAGCATCTCCCCGGTCGTGATGCCGGTCGCCACGAAGAAGCAGTTGTCGCCGGTGACGAGGTCGTCGGTGGACAGCACCCGGTCGAGGTCGTGGCCGGCGTCCAGGGCCCGCTGGCGCTCGTCGTCGTCCTTGGGCCACAGCTTTCCCTGGATGACGCCACCCATCGCCTTCATCGCGCAGGCGGTGATGATGCCCTCGGGCGTGCCGCCGATGCCGATGAGCATGTCGACCGAGGACTCCTCGCGCGCCGCCGCGATCGCGCCGGCGACGTCCCCGTCGGTGATGAAGCGCAGGCGGGCCCCCGCCGCGCGCACCTCGGCGGTGTAGCGCTCGTGCCGGGGCCGGTCGAGCATGATCACGGTCAGGTCGTCCACGAACCGCTTCTTGGCCTTGGCGATCCGGCGCAGGTTCTCCCGGATCGGCAGCCGGATGTCCACCCGGTCGGCGACGTCGTGGCCGACGACCAGCTTGTCCATGTAGAAGACCGCCGAGGGGTCGTACATCGTGCCTCGCTCGGAGACCGCCATGACCGCGATCGAGTTGTCCATGCCCTTGGCGGTGGGCGTGGTGCCGTCGATCGGGTCGACCGCGACGTCCACCCTGGGTC
Coding sequences within:
- the glpX gene encoding class II fructose-bisphosphatase, which encodes MTTPQPATQRPSTEQVLPDRNLAMELVRVTEAAALAAGRWVGRGDKNLADNAAVEAMRKVISSVAMDGVVVIGEGEKDEAPMLFNGEEVGDGTGPRVDVAVDPIDGTTPTAKGMDNSIAVMAVSERGTMYDPSAVFYMDKLVVGHDVADRVDIRLPIRENLRRIAKAKKRFVDDLTVIMLDRPRHERYTAEVRAAGARLRFITDGDVAGAIAAAREESSVDMLIGIGGTPEGIITACAMKAMGGVIQGKLWPKDDDERQRALDAGHDLDRVLSTDDLVTGDNCFFVATGITTGEMLTGVRYGSGSAKTNSLVMRSKSGTIREIISHHRLDKVARIADPLSPDAHL